TGCGTCATCTTAATAATTATAACTGATTCTTAAGGAAGATTACTATGATTTCAGCTGATaggaaaaaataagaaaattgatgACTAGCCTGGCATGTTGCAGAATATGaggtaaattttataaaaagtcTATACTCCATCCCAATATTGCAATTTGCTCCTTCCACTTTTCatttaaataattcaaattctGAACTTTGCGTACGCTGAACTTTTTAATTCACGACCGTTGATAAGAAATCTAATGTATGTTATTAACCACTTTTTAGCCTTATTCACAGTGAAATAAGTGAATCATTTCATAGGTAAttgttattttattaaaataaaaaatagattatttttttcttatggttagaataaaatatagtagaataaacttcaatttatatCCTTCTCAGCGCATTTTATATTTGCCACTCTTTTTATTTCACCGTAAGAGTTTTTTTTGAACAGAACGTTTTACTATTTTATACTCTGCACTCTACGATGATGGTGTGGTTTTTAATAAGTATTATTTTGCTAGCATATTTAATAGTATGTTTTTACagtaaaataaacataaaatcaGAAGATGATTAATAAGGTTTTTGTGGTTTGAGGGGGAATGAAAGGGACAAGGACTAAATCGTAAAATCGGAATAGTTAAGTGATTAATGCCGCAAGTTGCACCTCACTGCTAACGGCTGTCCGCAGCGGCAGTTGAAAATTCGGTTAAGTAGGCTTGCCGGCGGACGTAGGAAAAGGAAGAATtcatatattcatattttttattttttatttttaaagattaataaGTGAAGTCTCTCTTTGTTATTCCCTCCCACTTTTGTCGCTTATGAGCTCCTCCTTTTTGTTTAAATTAGCCATGGAAACATCACTTAATTTCCAACAACATGGAGAAGAGGTGATATAccctcctctttctttttttttttcctttttctttttttttttcctctcaaagAGTTCAGCTCAAGTGAAGGGCACATACAAGATTGTTTAGTTTCTCACAAAAGTATGAAAAAAgagaaactaatttttttatgaaaaaaattatttttttagttttccgtcagtttgatttcaaaaaaaaaaactatttaattgtttctctaaaaaaaattctaaattttgtagaaaactaatatttttgtttttttcttaaaaaaaatcagaaaacaaaatgccaatttttcatgaatttaaaaaaaaaaactttctaaaaaaatttagttttccttCTAACCAAACAAgcgaaaaattagaaaagaggTTTTCCATAGCAAATGTTTTTCTCAAAAGTTTATTTTCCATACTTTTTCGAGGAATCAAATAGCCCCTTACCGCAAAGAAAGATTGAAGAGTCACCCTTGTAATTCGGAATATAGGATACATTTAAGTATTATTAcaaacaattcaattttttaagaGCTATGAATGACTGAGATTAAGAAAGCCCTTCAGATTTTTTGGTTAGTGCGTCCTTCATCTGAGCTGCACTCGTGTTTAAAGAAAATTTCTCGTCGGGAAAGAGAAtacttttataaaatataattggaGAGCTCAATTTCTTTCTATGTCAGGATTGCTGTGGTAACAGGAGGGAACAAAGGAATTGGATTGGAGATATGCAGGCAGTTGGCCTCTAATGGAGTCAGAGTCATACTAACTGCTAGAGATGAGAAGAGGGGTTTGGAAGCAGTAGAAAAGCTCAAACAATCCACGCTTTCTGATGTAATCTTCCACCGATTAGATGTGACCGATCATTCCAGCATTGATTCATTATCGGAGTTCGTCAAGATTTCTTTTGGAAAGCTTGATATCTTGGTGAATTATCCTTCTTCGCAACTGTCGAAAGAGTTTTATCATACTTTGATAAATTCATAACTCTAGATCAATCTCTatcataatttttcttctcAAGGATTGAAAGTTTATTGAAAAACTTTTTGACATTTACTTCTGTGACTTTTTCTCGCATTTCAGGTGAACAATGCTGCAATAGGAGGAGTCACAATCGACGCCGAGATACTGAACAGTCTTAAGATTGAAAGTGAGAAGGTAATTACTTTTATCTTAAGGATGCTGTTCTATTTATGATCTATTAAGTTTCTAACTTGTTATCCGTAGCGAAAACAAATACTATTCCAGCTTCTGATTGTTGAGTGCAGAAAACTCGAAGCATCGTGATGGATTTTCTTAGTAATCTGCAACAGAATTATGAGATGGCTGAAGAGTGCTTGAAAACAAACTTCTATGGCACTAGAGATGTTACCCAAGCACTTATCCCCCTTCTACTGTCATCCAATTCTGGAAGAATAGTAAATGTTTCAGCAAAAATTGCGCAATTTAAGGCGAATAAGCCATTCTCAATTGATTGAGTTCTTTCACTATATCTATTTACTTaaaaggttaattttatacaaaaatataatcGAATAGTAAATTTATCCCTACAAGATTTaactttttcatatttatccttGCAAAAGCTAAATGACATTCATATTTGCCCTCTGATTTATTATCGTTagagcactgtttattttttaaatagaaaataagtgaaataatatttttgacatcACAAATATACCCCTCGAAAAGCCCaaactgttaaaattatataaaaatatcctCCAAAAAATCTCTAAtggtcatcttctttcttttaccatcacaaataatataaaaggaataaaaaggtcaatttacctcattcactaatcaagattaagtattttacctatggttaactatatatttctaacggatcttaacagtaggagtatatttgaaaatattaaaacttttgtaagaataaatataaaatgttgaattttgtag
This genomic window from Ananas comosus cultivar F153 linkage group 3, ASM154086v1, whole genome shotgun sequence contains:
- the LOC109707817 gene encoding (+)-neomenthol dehydrogenase-like, which gives rise to MTEIKKALQIFWIAVVTGGNKGIGLEICRQLASNGVRVILTARDEKRGLEAVEKLKQSTLSDVIFHRLDVTDHSSIDSLSEFVKISFGKLDILVNNAAIGGVTIDAEILNSLKIESEKKTRSIVMDFLSNLQQNYEMAEECLKTNFYGTRDVTQALIPLLLSSNSGRIVNVSAKIAQFKANKSTEAKSSWRCFRKGDGQTEEKLLELSSSFLDDFRGGKLQCNGWPTTTSAYTVSKALVNSYTMILAQKYPSLCINCVNPGFVKTDMNWNIGIMTVEEGAKGPVMLALMDGPDRSGLFFDQIEESTI